One Chitinophagales bacterium DNA window includes the following coding sequences:
- a CDS encoding zinc-binding dehydrogenase, translating to MKAFYLVKNGKADSAFELRDYNLPAPEDEQVLIKTEAFGLNYADVMARLGLYRDCPPLPTVIGYEAVGHVEAVGKNVTTVKPGDRVLTFTRFGAYASHILSPEIAVVPINEDLPTGKAVALATQYSTAWYAFEECKKLHKGDRILIHAAAGGVGTALVQLAKRRGCIIAGTASPHKHEYLKQQGVDLCIDYRNQDFEKVLKKEGWAGKLDAVFDPVGGISVRKGVNLLNSGGSMIMYGGSSMTDSKSPLHKLKVAAGFGLWSPIVLLMRSISLIGVNMLHIGDDKPELLQHCMQQVVELSQKGELNPTVGGEFKASELAKAHEYLESRQSIGKLVVHWED from the coding sequence ATGAAAGCCTTTTATCTTGTAAAAAATGGCAAAGCAGACAGCGCATTTGAACTGCGCGATTACAATTTACCTGCTCCGGAAGATGAGCAGGTACTGATAAAAACCGAAGCCTTTGGGCTGAATTATGCCGATGTGATGGCGCGTTTGGGTTTATATCGCGATTGCCCACCACTGCCAACTGTCATTGGTTATGAAGCCGTGGGGCATGTTGAAGCAGTTGGAAAAAATGTAACAACAGTGAAGCCCGGTGACAGGGTACTTACTTTTACCCGATTTGGTGCCTATGCCAGTCATATCCTGTCGCCTGAAATTGCTGTTGTGCCCATTAATGAGGATTTGCCCACAGGAAAAGCAGTCGCTTTGGCCACACAGTATAGCACGGCCTGGTATGCTTTTGAGGAATGCAAAAAATTACACAAAGGCGATCGGATTTTAATCCATGCAGCTGCCGGAGGAGTGGGTACAGCCCTGGTACAATTGGCCAAAAGAAGAGGCTGTATCATTGCCGGTACTGCCAGTCCCCACAAGCATGAATATCTTAAACAGCAGGGTGTTGACCTGTGTATCGATTATCGAAACCAGGATTTTGAAAAGGTTCTGAAAAAAGAGGGCTGGGCGGGAAAACTGGATGCTGTGTTTGATCCGGTTGGAGGTATATCCGTTCGCAAGGGAGTCAATTTACTCAACTCAGGAGGAAGCATGATCATGTATGGTGGCAGTAGCATGACCGATTCAAAAAGTCCGCTACACAAATTAAAAGTTGCTGCCGGATTTGGCCTGTGGTCGCCCATTGTTTTGCTGATGCGCTCTATTTCTTTGATCGGTGTGAATATGCTTCATATAGGTGACGACAAACCTGAGTTGTTGCAACATTGTATGCAACAAGTGGTAGAACTTTCCCAAAAGGGAGAGCTGAATCCAACTGTTGGTGGAGAATTTAAGGCCAGTGAATTGGCCAAAGCCCATGAATATCTCGAGTCAAGACAATCTATTGGGAAACTTGTGGTGCATTGGGAGGATTGA
- a CDS encoding nucleotidyltransferase domain-containing protein, with translation MSVIDKNIDKIRVLCKKHKVDKMFVFGSVLTEKFKKSSDVDFLVDFSNIDLYDYADNYFDLKDALEKLLKRQVDLLENKAIKNPYLRESIDASKRLIYGG, from the coding sequence ATGAGTGTTATTGATAAAAATATAGATAAGATAAGGGTCTTATGTAAGAAACATAAAGTAGATAAGATGTTTGTCTTTGGCTCAGTGTTGACTGAAAAATTCAAAAAATCCAGTGATGTGGATTTTTTAGTGGATTTTTCAAATATAGACTTGTATGACTATGCCGACAACTATTTTGATTTAAAAGATGCACTTGAAAAGTTGCTGAAAAGACAGGTTGACCTTTTGGAAAATAAGGCTATTAAAAACCCATACCTGCGAGAATCTATTGACGCATCAAAACGACTTATCTATGGTGGATAA